A stretch of the Tolypothrix sp. NIES-4075 genome encodes the following:
- the miaB gene encoding tRNA (N6-isopentenyl adenosine(37)-C2)-methylthiotransferase MiaB, with translation MTTSERRYHITTFGCQMNKADSERMAGILEDMGFEWSEDPNNADLILYNTCSIRDNAEQKVYSYLGRQAKRKHEKADLTLIVAGCVAQQEGEMLLRRVPELDLVMGPQHANRLKELLESVFDGNQVVATEAVHIIEDITKPRRDSKVTAWVNVIYGCNERCTYCVVPNVRGVEQSRTPEAIRAEMSELGRLGYKEVTLLGQNIDAYGRDLPGTTTEGRNLHTLTDLLYYVHDLPGIERLRFATSHPRYFTERLIKACAELPKVCEHFHIPFQSGDNDLLKAMSRGYTQEKYRRIIDTIRRYMPDASISADAIVGFPGETEAQFENTLKLVEDIGFDLLNTAAYSPRPGTPAALWTNQLSEEVKSDRLQRLNHLVNVKAAERSQRYFGRIEEVLVEDQNSKDKTQVMGRTRGNRLTFFTGDINKLKGQLVKVKITEVRAFSLTGEPIEVRQAVAV, from the coding sequence ATGACCACATCTGAACGCCGCTATCACATCACCACCTTTGGTTGCCAAATGAACAAAGCCGACTCAGAACGCATGGCTGGCATCCTAGAAGACATGGGCTTTGAGTGGTCTGAAGATCCAAATAATGCCGATTTAATTCTTTACAACACTTGCAGTATCCGCGATAATGCCGAACAAAAAGTATATTCTTATCTCGGTAGACAAGCTAAACGCAAGCACGAAAAAGCTGATTTAACTTTAATAGTTGCCGGTTGCGTTGCTCAACAAGAAGGAGAAATGCTGCTGCGACGAGTTCCAGAATTAGACTTGGTAATGGGACCGCAACACGCTAACCGTCTCAAAGAGTTGCTAGAGTCGGTATTTGACGGCAATCAAGTTGTGGCAACAGAGGCAGTCCACATTATCGAAGATATCACTAAGCCGCGCCGTGATAGCAAGGTAACAGCTTGGGTGAATGTAATTTATGGCTGTAACGAACGCTGTACTTACTGCGTCGTTCCTAATGTGCGTGGTGTCGAACAATCGCGCACACCTGAAGCAATTCGCGCCGAAATGTCAGAACTAGGACGCCTTGGTTACAAAGAAGTCACGCTACTCGGTCAAAATATTGACGCTTACGGCAGAGACTTGCCAGGAACCACGACAGAAGGTCGCAATTTACACACATTGACAGATTTACTGTATTACGTTCATGATCTGCCGGGAATTGAGCGCTTACGATTTGCTACCAGTCATCCCCGTTATTTCACTGAGCGATTAATTAAAGCTTGTGCTGAGTTGCCGAAGGTGTGCGAACACTTCCACATACCCTTTCAATCTGGGGATAACGATCTATTAAAGGCGATGTCGCGGGGTTACACTCAAGAGAAATATCGCCGGATAATTGATACAATTCGCCGATATATGCCAGATGCGTCAATTAGTGCGGATGCGATTGTCGGTTTCCCAGGAGAGACAGAAGCACAGTTTGAAAATACCCTGAAATTAGTAGAAGATATTGGCTTTGACTTGTTGAATACAGCCGCATATTCGCCACGTCCAGGAACACCAGCAGCTTTGTGGACAAATCAATTAAGTGAAGAAGTAAAAAGCGATCGCCTGCAAAGATTAAATCATCTGGTGAATGTGAAAGCCGCAGAGCGATCGCAACGTTATTTCGGACGCATCGAAGAAGTGTTAGTAGAAGACCAAAACTCCAAAGACAAAACTCAAGTCATGGGACGCACACGCGGTAATCGTCTTACCTTCTTCACTGGTGATATCAACAAACTTAAAGGACAGTTAGTGAAGGTGAAAATTACCGAAGTTCGCGCTTTTAGCTTGACAGGTGAACCGATAGAGGTGCGACAAGCGGTGGCAGTGTAA
- a CDS encoding KTSC domain-containing protein, producing MKLSKVDLSSLIAIAHSEGYLQLLLDRGDELEFVEIPAPIQAYDGLQDLNEIIADSPALPAEQEAIAMLSVNSSMAASIGYDKNEQLLQVEFHNGAVYQYSGVEADTWQDLHDADSIGRYYNHEIKGRYECDRIDNTEYFDDCCD from the coding sequence ATGAAGCTATCTAAGGTAGACTTGAGCAGTTTAATAGCGATCGCTCATTCTGAAGGATACTTGCAATTATTACTTGACCGAGGGGATGAGTTAGAATTTGTAGAAATTCCTGCACCTATACAAGCTTACGACGGACTGCAAGATTTAAACGAAATTATCGCTGATTCTCCTGCACTTCCTGCTGAACAAGAAGCAATTGCGATGCTAAGTGTGAATTCATCAATGGCTGCATCTATAGGATACGACAAAAACGAACAACTATTGCAAGTCGAGTTTCACAACGGTGCAGTTTATCAGTATTCGGGGGTAGAAGCGGATACTTGGCAAGATTTACATGACGCTGATTCAATTGGCAGATATTACAATCACGAGATTAAAGGTAGATATGAGTGCGATCGCATAGATAACACAGAATATTTTGATGATTGTTGCGATTAA
- a CDS encoding lysophospholipid acyltransferase family protein, translating to MPEKQHYLKTKPGWSLEQKDPRFIQLMMPLWEWLYRYYFRVQTSGWENIPQSKVLIVGSHNGGLAAPDMYMVMYDWFQRFGLERPVYGLAHPYFWQVPLTAELAGRLGAIIAHPRMAIAALRSGASVLVYPGGAQDLFRPHNLKNQIHFAGNQGFIKLALREQVPIVPIISVGAHDTLFVLADLYKILQQLHESGMPWLFGLDPEVFPIYLGLPWGLAIGPLPNIPLPVTIHTRVCPPIVFERYGRKAASDRSYVNACYELVQSQMQQQLDDLVIGNW from the coding sequence ATGCCAGAAAAACAACACTACTTAAAAACAAAACCTGGATGGTCTTTGGAACAAAAAGATCCTCGGTTCATCCAACTTATGATGCCGCTGTGGGAGTGGCTGTATCGCTACTATTTTCGAGTGCAAACTAGTGGTTGGGAAAATATCCCCCAGTCCAAGGTTTTAATTGTCGGTTCCCATAACGGAGGACTGGCAGCTCCCGATATGTATATGGTAATGTATGACTGGTTTCAACGATTTGGTCTTGAGCGACCAGTTTACGGTTTGGCGCATCCCTACTTTTGGCAGGTTCCGCTAACAGCAGAACTCGCAGGGAGGTTGGGAGCAATCATCGCTCATCCGCGAATGGCGATCGCTGCTTTGCGTTCTGGAGCCAGCGTACTAGTATATCCTGGTGGAGCGCAAGACCTCTTTCGACCACACAATCTGAAGAATCAAATTCACTTTGCCGGTAATCAGGGATTTATCAAGTTAGCCCTGCGCGAACAAGTACCGATTGTGCCGATTATTTCTGTCGGTGCCCACGATACGCTGTTTGTGCTGGCTGACTTATACAAAATTTTACAGCAATTGCATGAATCGGGGATGCCTTGGCTATTTGGGCTAGATCCAGAAGTATTCCCGATTTATCTTGGGTTGCCTTGGGGATTGGCGATTGGTCCTTTACCTAATATACCATTGCCTGTAACTATACATACGCGGGTTTGTCCACCGATTGTCTTTGAACGTTACGGTAGAAAAGCCGCAAGCGATCGCTCTTATGTTAATGCTTGTTATGAGTTAGTCCAAAGTCAGATGCAGCAACAGTTAGATGATTTGGTAATTGGTAATTGGTAG
- a CDS encoding carotenoid oxygenase family protein: MHTINFKSTKPAWKGAIAQPAQEFSPTQLQVISGKIPAGLRGTLYRNGPARLERGNIRMGHWFDGDGAILAVHFTSEGATGVYRYVQTAGYKEEEAKNQLLFANYGMTAPGAIWNTWLKQFKNAANTSVLALPDKLLALWEGGKPHALDLQNLETFREDDLSGLTEGLSYSAHYKRDLHTGEIFNFGVTPGLNATLNIYKSISTGKIIQKSQFQLDGTPLLHDFVLAGKYLIFCIPPVRMNALPTLFGLSSYSDALEWKPQLGTQILVFDRETLTLVSRSETEPWYQWHFSNGYVDDSGLVNVDIARYEDFQTNQYLKEIATGETHTPAKSSLSRLQLNPQSGKVTAIEQILDRHCEFPSVPPENVGQASRYTYFSTFRQGTDISEEILNAIARFDHQAEKLTSSDCGENRYPSEPIYVQDVENLNQAWVITVVYDGNINNSEVWVFNADRLDEEPVCKLRLPSVIPHSFHGTWKPA; the protein is encoded by the coding sequence ATGCACACAATTAACTTTAAGTCAACAAAGCCAGCTTGGAAAGGTGCGATCGCTCAACCCGCACAAGAATTTTCTCCCACCCAACTGCAAGTTATTTCTGGAAAAATACCCGCAGGATTGCGTGGTACACTTTACCGTAACGGACCGGCACGGCTAGAACGCGGTAATATCCGCATGGGACATTGGTTTGATGGGGATGGGGCAATTCTTGCCGTACATTTTACCTCGGAAGGTGCGACAGGTGTTTATCGCTACGTGCAAACTGCTGGTTACAAAGAAGAAGAAGCAAAAAATCAACTGCTTTTCGCTAACTATGGGATGACTGCACCTGGGGCAATTTGGAATACATGGTTGAAACAATTTAAAAATGCTGCTAACACCTCAGTATTAGCACTGCCAGATAAACTCTTAGCATTGTGGGAAGGTGGTAAACCTCACGCTTTAGATTTGCAAAATCTGGAGACTTTCCGAGAAGATGATTTAAGTGGATTAACTGAGGGTTTAAGTTATTCTGCACACTATAAACGCGATTTACATACAGGGGAGATTTTTAACTTTGGTGTTACCCCCGGATTAAATGCGACGTTGAATATTTATAAGAGCATAAGCACAGGCAAAATAATTCAAAAATCGCAATTTCAACTTGATGGTACACCATTGCTGCATGATTTTGTTTTAGCTGGGAAATACTTAATATTTTGCATTCCCCCAGTGCGGATGAATGCTCTCCCGACGCTCTTTGGATTAAGCAGCTACAGCGATGCTTTGGAATGGAAACCTCAATTAGGAACTCAAATATTAGTTTTCGATCGCGAAACATTAACCTTAGTCAGTCGCAGTGAAACTGAACCTTGGTATCAATGGCATTTCAGCAACGGTTATGTAGATGATAGCGGTTTGGTGAATGTAGATATTGCTCGTTATGAAGACTTTCAAACCAACCAATACCTCAAAGAAATAGCGACAGGAGAAACTCATACACCCGCAAAGAGTTCATTATCAAGATTGCAACTTAATCCGCAAAGTGGAAAAGTTACCGCGATTGAGCAAATATTAGATAGACACTGCGAATTTCCGAGCGTACCACCCGAAAACGTCGGACAAGCTTCTCGGTATACTTATTTTTCCACATTTCGGCAGGGAACGGATATTAGTGAAGAAATATTAAACGCGATCGCTCGTTTCGACCATCAAGCCGAAAAATTAACGTCTTCCGATTGTGGAGAAAATCGCTATCCGAGTGAACCGATTTACGTCCAAGATGTTGAAAATCTAAACCAAGCTTGGGTGATAACAGTTGTCTACGACGGCAATATTAATAATAGTGAAGTTTGGGTATTTAATGCGGATAGGCTAGACGAAGAACCTGTTTGTAAACTGCGATTACCCAGCGTCATTCCTCACAGCTTCCACGGTACTTGGAAACCAGCTTAG
- a CDS encoding Uma2 family endonuclease: MITTTDKFKVTWEKLPDDFLLPNAPIDDINQPLLAAALTQSLEIAGRLPNTALITTNYGICATVNGKMVIKAPDWGYVANIRVSREEVKRSYTPQLQGDIPVIVIEFISDTEGGEYSVKPTYPPGKWLFYEQVLKVPNYAIFEPDTGTLEVYRLDDGKYQLQQPDNNNRYAIAEMNLFLGTWQGERENRTGYWLRWWDEQGNLLLWGLEKAEQERQRAERLAAQLRAAGIEPEA, from the coding sequence ATGATAACCACCACAGACAAATTTAAAGTTACTTGGGAAAAATTACCTGATGATTTTCTATTACCAAATGCTCCAATTGATGATATAAATCAACCTCTTCTCGCAGCAGCTTTAACACAAAGCTTGGAAATAGCCGGAAGACTGCCAAATACAGCATTAATTACAACAAATTACGGCATTTGTGCTACTGTCAACGGCAAAATGGTAATCAAAGCTCCAGATTGGGGATATGTAGCGAATATCCGCGTTTCTAGAGAAGAAGTGAAACGCAGTTACACCCCTCAATTACAAGGAGATATTCCGGTAATTGTGATAGAATTTATTTCAGATACAGAAGGTGGAGAGTATTCTGTCAAACCGACTTATCCGCCGGGAAAATGGTTATTTTACGAACAAGTTCTCAAAGTGCCGAACTATGCCATTTTTGAGCCGGATACAGGCACACTTGAAGTTTATCGATTAGACGATGGCAAGTATCAACTACAACAGCCTGATAATAATAACCGTTACGCGATCGCAGAAATGAATCTATTTCTCGGTACATGGCAGGGAGAACGGGAAAACCGCACAGGTTATTGGTTGCGGTGGTGGGATGAGCAGGGGAATTTGCTGCTGTGGGGTTTAGAAAAGGCTGAACAAGAACGACAACGTGCTGAACGATTAGCAGCGCAACTGCGAGCAGCAGGTATTGAACCTGAGGCATGA
- a CDS encoding 2TM domain-containing protein, translated as MANSYRSEDVQQILQLAMTQKAEGRDFSRQELLEMAADLGISQEAIASAEKQLMQESQKQRAKQVLNNMSNSRRRKFKTHLFLYLIINTFLVVIDFMTDGKLNWAYWSILGWGLGLAFDAFDTFYGSKDE; from the coding sequence ATGGCGAATTCCTATCGTTCAGAAGATGTACAACAAATTCTCCAACTAGCCATGACACAAAAGGCAGAGGGTAGAGATTTTTCCCGTCAGGAATTGTTAGAAATGGCGGCAGATTTGGGAATATCTCAAGAAGCGATCGCTTCAGCAGAAAAACAGTTAATGCAGGAATCGCAAAAACAACGTGCAAAGCAGGTATTAAATAATATGAGTAATAGTCGTCGCCGCAAATTTAAGACACATCTTTTTCTGTATCTCATCATTAACACTTTCTTAGTTGTGATCGATTTTATGACAGATGGTAAGTTAAATTGGGCTTATTGGTCTATCTTGGGCTGGGGTTTGGGACTGGCTTTTGATGCTTTTGATACTTTTTATGGATCAAAGGATGAATGA
- a CDS encoding D-alanine--D-alanine ligase family protein produces the protein MSKLRVGLLFGGRSGEHEVSISSARAIALALSAEENANKYEILPFYIQKDGRWLAGDVPQQVLTSGKAPQLPENETPSANSLLSTTKNNLSPWQSPSQVAEVDVWFPILHGPNGEDGTIQGLLSLMQVPFVGSGVLGSALGMDKIAMKMAFAQAGLAQVKYVTLTRAQIWSNRSIFPKLCDQIEATLGYPCFVKPANLGSSVGIAKVRSPQELEAALDNAASYDRRIIVEAGVIAREVECAVLGNDQPQASVVGEISFESDFYDYETKYTQGLADLLIPAQLPDSVMRQIQDMALQAFAAVDAAGLARVDFFYVEATGEILINEINTFPGFTATSMYPQLWAKSGIPFAELVDRLIQLALERHSTPEPRE, from the coding sequence ATGTCAAAATTGCGGGTGGGGTTGTTGTTTGGTGGTCGTTCGGGAGAGCATGAAGTTTCGATTAGTTCAGCACGAGCGATCGCTCTTGCCTTAAGTGCAGAGGAAAATGCTAACAAGTACGAAATACTTCCTTTCTACATCCAAAAAGATGGACGTTGGTTAGCAGGAGATGTACCACAACAAGTTTTAACATCCGGTAAAGCACCGCAATTACCGGAAAATGAAACACCAAGCGCTAATTCTTTATTGTCAACAACAAAAAATAACCTTAGCCCTTGGCAATCTCCCTCTCAAGTAGCCGAGGTGGATGTTTGGTTTCCGATTCTCCACGGTCCCAACGGTGAAGACGGTACAATTCAGGGATTACTCAGCTTGATGCAAGTTCCCTTCGTTGGTTCTGGGGTGTTAGGTTCGGCGCTGGGTATGGATAAGATTGCCATGAAAATGGCGTTTGCTCAAGCGGGATTGGCACAAGTTAAATATGTAACGCTAACCAGAGCGCAAATTTGGTCAAATCGAAGTATATTTCCCAAATTGTGCGATCAAATCGAAGCAACATTGGGCTATCCGTGTTTTGTCAAACCTGCTAATTTAGGTTCATCGGTGGGAATTGCCAAAGTGCGATCGCCTCAAGAATTAGAAGCCGCTTTAGATAATGCCGCTTCTTACGATCGCCGCATCATAGTAGAAGCTGGAGTCATCGCACGCGAAGTCGAATGTGCCGTTTTAGGAAACGATCAACCCCAAGCTTCAGTCGTCGGCGAAATTTCTTTTGAAAGTGATTTTTACGATTATGAAACTAAATATACACAAGGATTGGCAGATTTACTGATTCCGGCACAGCTACCAGATTCTGTTATGCGTCAAATTCAGGACATGGCTTTGCAAGCTTTTGCAGCCGTTGACGCTGCTGGATTGGCAAGGGTGGACTTTTTCTATGTGGAAGCGACAGGGGAAATATTAATTAACGAAATCAATACCTTCCCAGGCTTCACAGCGACGAGTATGTATCCGCAATTGTGGGCTAAAAGTGGAATTCCCTTTGCCGAATTAGTCGATCGCTTGATTCAACTTGCTCTGGAGAGACATTCAACTCCCGAACCGAGAGAATAA
- a CDS encoding tetratricopeptide repeat protein — MKSKKQLVYSSLACGFRRGAHIEKSTQSCSRRVSALILRSAIAFSTFVLSVGVARSQPASQVSFQQTQTTISNREEVRIQQQVQSEVDRALSRRTIQSNIWLVILTLLPVSAIASLWLFRQAVIRAIADRAMKQLQQVEQLQNQLISVKQSTENIIQQVKNTTRELETEAAALQKKIKLEKDTLSGLTSELLLSKDKFLSELESQIQTAQQKVVDLEFNFASQLSELQSDAQRQKDIILENLVKLDAGTEKLSELQLDAQRQQVRILENLQNIGLEFTSKVSEFQSETQLKKDVTLENLQSIQSEFTSQVSRLQSETQQQKDVTLENLQKLEAELQSQISRLQSETQLKKDVTLENLQKLEAELQSQISRLQSEMQQQKDVTLENLQTIQSEFTLEVSRFESETRQQKKLTLENLQKLEAELQSQVSKIHSETQQQKDVTLDNLKELEAELQSETQQQKNQYVERLEKTYLEFKKNAEHRKELIRENLEKSGLEFISELQTDAEEKSIIRKKLEKLEKDVAKLSKLQINAEQRKELIIQQVSESSPPLIQEAVNRAVEEKIHESKQPEVLEEVVSPRLKLTADDYLEKGDVLLSEKRYEDAIAAYNKAVKIDPEKAVAWFKLGIANSRVKRYKDAIACYDKAVELKPDYHQAWRDRGVALGNLRRHQEAFISFDKATQFKKDDAVAWLNRGLALEELEEYDIAIASFDKVIELKPDSYKAWNHRGYVLVRLGRDEEALLCFDKALSIQPDYANAYYNKAACYALQRKVELALENLHFSIDLNPTYKEDAETDIDFDEIAQDKRFKQLIASLPTD, encoded by the coding sequence ATGAAGAGCAAAAAGCAGCTCGTCTACTCTAGCCTAGCCTGCGGTTTTCGCCGTGGAGCGCATATAGAAAAATCAACTCAAAGCTGCTCTAGGCGCGTTTCTGCTTTAATATTGAGAAGCGCGATCGCCTTTTCCACCTTTGTGCTGTCTGTTGGTGTTGCTAGAAGTCAACCTGCGTCACAGGTGTCTTTCCAGCAAACACAAACGACTATATCGAATCGAGAAGAGGTGCGAATTCAACAGCAAGTGCAATCTGAAGTCGATCGCGCTTTAAGTCGTAGAACTATCCAAAGTAATATCTGGCTAGTTATATTAACTTTACTTCCAGTGAGTGCGATCGCTTCACTTTGGCTATTTCGTCAAGCTGTAATTCGTGCGATCGCTGATAGAGCGATGAAACAGCTACAGCAAGTTGAACAATTACAAAATCAGTTAATCTCTGTTAAACAATCAACTGAAAATATTATACAACAAGTTAAAAATACTACTCGTGAATTAGAAACAGAAGCCGCAGCACTACAAAAAAAGATAAAGCTAGAAAAAGATACTTTATCTGGATTAACATCGGAATTATTACTATCAAAAGATAAATTTTTATCAGAATTAGAAAGTCAAATCCAAACGGCTCAACAAAAAGTAGTAGATTTAGAATTTAATTTTGCTTCTCAACTATCTGAGTTACAGTCAGATGCTCAAAGACAAAAAGATATAATCTTAGAGAATTTAGTCAAGTTAGATGCTGGCACAGAGAAACTTTCAGAATTACAGTTAGATGCTCAAAGACAACAAGTTCGCATCCTGGAAAATCTACAAAATATAGGGTTAGAGTTTACATCTAAAGTATCAGAATTTCAGTCAGAAACGCAACTAAAAAAAGATGTAACGCTGGAAAATTTACAAAGCATACAGTCAGAGTTTACATCACAAGTATCAAGATTGCAGTCAGAAACTCAACAGCAAAAAGATGTAACGCTGGAGAATTTGCAAAAGCTAGAAGCCGAATTGCAATCTCAAATATCAAGATTGCAGTCAGAAACGCAACTAAAAAAAGATGTAACGCTGGAGAATCTGCAAAAGCTAGAAGCCGAATTGCAATCTCAAATATCAAGATTGCAATCAGAAATGCAACAGCAAAAAGATGTAACGTTGGAAAATTTACAAACAATACAATCAGAGTTTACATTAGAAGTATCACGATTTGAGTCAGAAACGCGACAGCAAAAAAAACTGACGCTGGAGAATCTGCAAAAGCTAGAAGCCGAATTGCAATCTCAAGTATCAAAAATCCACTCAGAAACGCAACAGCAAAAAGATGTAACGCTGGATAATTTGAAAGAATTAGAAGCCGAATTGCAATCAGAAACGCAACAGCAAAAAAATCAATATGTTGAAAGGTTAGAAAAAACGTATTTAGAATTTAAAAAAAATGCTGAACATCGAAAAGAGTTAATTAGAGAGAATTTAGAAAAATCCGGTTTAGAGTTTATTTCGGAATTACAAACAGATGCAGAAGAAAAGTCTATAATCCGGAAAAAGCTAGAGAAATTAGAAAAAGATGTAGCTAAACTTTCTAAATTACAAATAAATGCTGAACAAAGAAAAGAGTTAATTATACAGCAAGTTTCGGAAAGTTCACCTCCATTAATTCAAGAAGCAGTAAATCGTGCAGTTGAAGAAAAAATACACGAATCTAAACAGCCAGAAGTATTAGAAGAAGTTGTATCTCCTCGGCTGAAATTAACTGCTGATGATTATCTGGAAAAAGGAGATGTTCTCTTATCAGAAAAACGCTATGAAGACGCGATCGCAGCTTACAATAAAGCAGTTAAAATTGATCCGGAAAAAGCTGTAGCTTGGTTTAAGCTAGGTATTGCTAATTCGAGGGTGAAACGATATAAAGATGCGATCGCCTGTTATGATAAAGCAGTTGAACTGAAACCAGATTATCATCAAGCATGGCGCGATCGCGGCGTTGCATTAGGAAATTTGCGACGACACCAAGAAGCTTTTATTTCGTTTGATAAAGCCACGCAATTTAAAAAAGATGACGCAGTAGCGTGGTTAAATCGAGGTTTAGCTCTAGAAGAGTTGGAAGAATATGATATTGCGATCGCTTCTTTTGATAAAGTTATTGAGTTGAAGCCAGATTCATACAAAGCTTGGAATCACCGAGGTTACGTGTTAGTTAGGCTAGGACGTGATGAGGAAGCGCTTTTATGCTTCGATAAAGCGCTTTCAATTCAACCTGACTATGCTAATGCATATTACAACAAAGCAGCCTGTTACGCGCTGCAAAGAAAAGTTGAATTAGCTCTAGAAAATCTGCACTTCTCAATTGACTTGAATCCAACTTATAAGGAAGATGCAGAAACCGACATAGATTTTGATGAGATTGCACAAGACAAGCGCTTTAAGCAATTAATTGCGTCCCTTCCCACAGATTAA